The segment CTTATGCAAGGTTTTTTTACGTATAAAAATATATTATCATAGTTTGTTGATAATAATAAAAGTGTATTTTTCTCGCAAATTTTTTCAGAGTAAAAGACAGCAAAGTGAAAAAGTAGCTTCTTGGACAGAAGTAACTTTAAAAAAGTTAAAACAAGTTTATATAAGAATTTTGTTTGAATATGGACTTATTGAAAATCAAAAAGGTGATAGAAAAGTAAAAACTCCTATTTTTGAGGAAGAAGTTAAAGAGCACTTATATAAAATAGGAGATAAAATATATATAAAAGCAATAATAGGATATATTACTTATAACGTAAATACAGTTTCATCATTCGGGACATTGAGAACCAAGATAAGAGAATGGAAAAAACTAAGTGTATTAATAATATTATCAAAAATTTAGCAAGTATTAAATGTGAAAATATTACTATTTATAATAATTATAATAAAAATTATGCAATTAAGCGTGTTAATTATGTAAAGTCTCATATTATTTACAGTTTTTCTATATAATTTTATTTCAATAGATTCTTTTTTATTTTTCCTGTTGATGTACGCGGAAATTCTTTTACAAATTCCCAAACTGTAGGAACCTTGAATTTAGCAAGACGGTCAGCACAGTATTTTTCAATTTCATCTTCAGTCAATTTAGAATCATCTCCTAATTGAATGAATGCTTTTACTGCTGCGTCCCTTATTTCATCAGGTATTCCTATGACGGCACAGTCAGCTACACTTGTATTGGAAGTTATTACACATTCAATTTCAAGAGGGCTTACATTTTCTCCAGATCTCTTAATTATATTGCCTATGCGGTCTACAAAGAAAAGCCATCCTTCGTCATCTATATATCCTCTGTCGCCAGTGTGTATCCATCCTTCATCATCTATAAGTTTTTTTGTATTCAATTCATCATTGTAGTATCCGGATATTATAGTTTTGCCCGGTATACCCCAGATACATATTTCGCCCATTGTTCCGTCAGGAACTTCATTGCCTTCACAGTTGATTATTTTAACCTTATATGAAAGAGCTGGACGTCCTACAGAAGGCCAGTTTTTGTCTCCATTTGTTGGAGCACATGTAACAGCTGTAACTGTTTCAGTCATTCCATATGAGTTTAGAAGTTTTACATTAAATCTGTTTTCAAAAGTTTCTTTTTCTTCTTCGCTAAGACCCATGGAAAAATAAATCTGCTGCATTTTATGATTCTTTTCCCAATCATGAACAGGCTGCAGCATCATAGTTCTGTTCATGATTGACATAGTATCTGTAAAATTGGCTTCATGTTCAACAATCTGTTTCCAGAAACGTCTCGCACTGAAATGTTCAATTACTATTATTGTGCTTCCAGTATAGATTACAGGCATAGTGGACATTTGCTGAAAGTCCATGTGATAGCATGGCATGGATGTTAGGAATTTATCTCCATGCCTCATGCCCATTTGAGTTGCGTGGAAAATACCACCATATGTTACATTGTAATTAGTATATATTGCGCCTTTAGGATTTTCTGTTGTGCCTGATGTAAATAGGATTACTGCCATATCCTGTGTTTCAATAGGGCGGTTTTCCAATAATTCATATGGCTGAGATTCAATTTCTTTTTCCATATTTATTACGTCTGAATCATCAGAAGTTCCTGATATAAGAAATATATTGTCAACCTTTAAAGTATCTTTGTTTTTAAGATAAGTGTCAATTGAATTATTTTTTGGACTGTTTTCTGCAATTACAAAATTTATTTTGCATTTATCCACTACATATTTTGTTTCACGGTATTGATAATATTCATTAATAGGTACGGCAACTGCGCCTATTTGAGCTAAAGCTAGCCAGCATACAAGATATTCAGGTGAATTGTGTAAGTTTATCGCTACTAAGTTACCTTTGTCGATTCCTGATTTAATAAATAAGTTAGCTGTTTTGTGTACTAATTTATCAAATTCTTTGTATGTGTAGCAGCTTACTTTATCCTCAACAGATATAAATTCTATAAATCTGCATTCTGGATAAAATTTTACGGCTTCATTCCAAATATCTCTGATTGTTCGGTTGCCAACGATATCGATCATTTTTTAATTCACCTTCTTTATTACAATTAACATATATAATTCAGTATTGATTTATGGTTTTCAATTATGAAAGTTTTTCGATTAGTTTTGGAACTATTTTGTACATATCTCCAATTAAACCAAAGTCGCAGTTTTCAAAAATAGGGGCTTGTTTATCCTTATTTATAGAAACGATAACTTTTGATTTGTTGATTCCGCCAATGTGCTGAATTTGTCCTGAAAGGCCTATTGTAATAATTAGGTCTGGTTTTACTTGAACACCAGTAATACCCATGTATTGTGATTTTGGCAATAATTTGTTGTTTTCAGCAACTGGTCTTGAACAACCTAATTCAGCGCCAATAACTGAAGCTAATTGTTCAAATAATTTTACATCTTCTGCTGTAGAAACACTTCTTCCAATATCAACGATTTTCTTAGCAACAGCAAGGTTTACTGAAACTTCGTTCTTTACGTCAACATCAATTAATTTTAATGAATTTTTAGGTTCTTTTTCTATTTGATCAAATTTATCACAGTTTTCCAATGATTCATTTACCTCAAAAGCCCCATCATTTATAGTAACTATACCATAAGCTGATGTGTATTTAAGTTTTCTTGATGCTGTACCGCCATATACTGTTTGGCTGAATACAAGAGAATTATCTTCAACGCTTAGGTTTTCAACACTTGAGAAAACCGGACTTTCCAATGCAACACCGATTCTTCCGGCTAAAGATCTTCCGATAACTGTATTGCCGATTAATAAGTATGCACGATCATCTTTCTTTATTTCTTCAGCTAATATTTCAGAATAGTCTTCTGGTGAGAATTTGCCATTCAATGGGCAGTAAATTACAGCATCTACACCTGGTATAGATGTTGATTTTACATATTCTTCATCGCCGAAAACAACAGCTGTAACTTTGTTAGCTAATTCTTTGGCGGCGGAAGCTAATGCTGGAATAATGCATATTTCTTCGCTAATAACAAATATAGATTTTAATTTCATTTTATTTACCTCCTATTATAAAGCTTCTTTTTTTAAGAATGTTACCAATGCATCAATTGATTCATCATCATCGCCTTCAATAACTTCTTTTCTACGTTCTTGTTGTTCTGGTGCTAATTCTTCGATAATTTCAACTGATGATTTTAAATTGCTGAAATCAGGTGTTAATTTATTAACTGGTTTTTTACCCGCTTTCATGATTTCAATCATTGATGGGATAGAAGGCACATTTATTTCACTTGATACTGAAATAACAGCAGGCATAGCAATTTCAAATGTTTGAACTCTGTTTCCCAAAGCTCTCTTAACTTCAAGTAAATTGTCTTTTTTTACTGTAATTGAGATAACATTGCTCAATGTTGGAACATTAAGCATTGCTCCTACTTGAGTTCCAACTGACTGTGAATATAAATCAGATGAACCTGTTCCGAATAATATTAAGTCATATTCTCCCATTTCTTCAACTGCTTTTGTAATGGCTTTTGCTGTTTCAAGAGAATCTAATAATTCAATAGAGTCATCTACGACTAATGTCAACTCATTTGCTCCTCTTGATAAAATATCTTTTTGTATTTTTGAAGAGTCCAATGTAGATGATTTGCCTATGCTCAATGCAGTCAATGAGCCTTTTGTTTCTCTTGCCAATTGCTTTCCTGCTTCCAAAGCATTTAAATCATAATCACTGATTTTATTTGGAACATCGTCAAAAGAAAGTGTACGACTAGGCAAAACATTAATAAATTCTTCGTTTGAAACGATTTTACAACATGTAATGGTTTTCATAAATTTTTATACCTACCTTATAAAATATTTTCGTTTATGATTATATGTAGCAATAAGACTACCCAGAAAGATAGATTTTTGCTTTTAAGACAGATAATTTTATGTGATTTATTTAAATATAATCATATTACATGAATAGTTTACGATTAAATTTCTTATATGTCAATAAAATACTTCAAATACAAATAAAGTAAAAATAACATTTTATTGACAAATTAAATGTGATGATATATATTTAAGTAAAGTTAATTATAATGTGTATAATGGAATTACAAAATTCTAATTTATGTCGGTTTTATTTATGAAATTTATTATTTTGAGATTATTATAAAATTATAATTTACTGATGCTAGAAAAAATTATTTAAGTGAGAAAGTTTTTGCAAAATGAGTAAGTTTTTATGAAAGGAGGAAGTTTTCATGAAGCCGATTAAGGGGCTAAGAGTTTTAGATTTAACTGATGGCGTACCTTATATAGGTAGTATATTTGCGGATTATGGAGCTGATGTAATAAAAGTTGAAAAACCCGGATTAGGAGATTCTATAAGACGTAGAGGAGCAAAAGCTGAAAAAAGCCAAGGTCCATACTGGAAATACTACATGAGATCAAAAAAGAGTATAACTATTGATTATCATAAAGCTAAGGGCGCTGAAATTATTAAGAGATTAGTAAAAAATACTGACATGATAGCTTTCAATGAACCAGAAGAAAAGTTAAAATCAATTGGATTAGAATTTGATGAATTAAAGGAAATAAATCCTAAGTTAGTATATGGGGTATTGACACCATTCGGCGAAGAGGGTCCTTGGAAGGATATGCATGATTATGATTTGATAATTATGGCTCGTACAGGATTGCTTGAAAAGACAGGTCTGCCTGAAAAACCAACAAAATTTGGATTCCCATTGGGATACATATATGCAAGTTGGCATCTAAGTGCAGGAATGCTTGCCGCTTATCTGAGTGCAAAAGAGACAGGCGAAGGAATGAAGGTATCATGCAGTGTATGGCAAACAATTATGGAATTGGACGATACATTTCAACAATGTTTACAAGGTTTAAACGTATTGCCAAAGAGAATAGGAAATGGATTTCCTACAACTAATCCTACAGACACATTCAAATGCAAAAATGGCTGGTTCTCATTGAGTATAGGAAGCGACGTTCAATGGCTTAACTTTGTTCACGAAGCAGGAAAAGATACTGACTGGGGAGAAGGAACTGTTTACGCATACGATCCTGTAAGATCAATGGATCACTATTTCGGAGAATTGGATGAGCAGTTAAAAGATTTCTTTGCTTTAATAACAATTGAAGAAGCTGACGAAATCTGTCAAAGAGCACTTGTACCTGGGGGACCATGCAATACAATAGCTGAATTAGCAAAAGATCCTCAAGTAGATTGTAGAAAAATGATTATAGAAGTTGACGGTGTTACTCAATTGGGAATACCCGCTAAATTCTTGGGTGATGAAAATAATGAAAACGATATCATAGCGGCTTCAGAAGTAGGTGCTGATACTGACATTGTATTAAAAGATATAGGCATTTCTGAAGATAAATTAAATGCTTTGAAATCTGAAGATATAATTTAGGTGAAGGGGGGAAATATGGAAATGTCTAAGCTAAAAAGACCTTTAGAAGGATTAAAGGTTTTAGATTTTACAATTGCTTTAGCGGGAGTATATGTTTCTTGGCAGTTAGCCGACATGGGAGCTGAAGTTTGGAAAGTTGAAAGATATGGTTTCGGAGATCAGTCTCGTGCATGGGATCCATTTATTAACGATATGAGCACATTATATGTTTCATATAATAAAAATAAAAAAAGTATCGAATTAAACTTGAAAAAAGAAGCCGGCAAACAGGTTATTTACGATTTAGTTAAAGAAGCTGATATCGTAGTTGAAAATTTCAAAAGCGGATCCATTGACAGACTTGGCTTGGGGTATGACAAATTAAAAGAAATTAATCCCAAAATAGTTTTTCTTTCATTAAGCGGATTTGGAAAAGACGGGCCTTTGGCAAAATTGCCTTGCTATGATGCAATTGCAGCAGCAAGAGGCGGATTTGCAGGAAGCAATGGAGAACCTTCAGGAACTCCAATGAAAGCGGCAAATGCAAACTGTGATACATTGACAGGAACACATGCACTGAATGCAGTTTTAATGGGACTATACAATGCTAGAAAAACCGGCAAAGGATGCAATATAGATATTGCCATGGCAGATACAGTAATGATTTCATGCGGTGAAACGGCTATGGACTATTTCAGTGGAAATTATCAATATGCAAGATTTGGAAATCACGACAGATTTATTGCTCCATATGGAGTATTTGAAGCTCGAGACGGCTGGATTGTAATCATAGCTGACACTGAAGAAAAATGGCATAAATTATGTGAGGCATTTGGAAAAGAAGAATGGAAAAATGATCCTAGATTCATAGACAATGAAGCAAGAATTGCAAATAAGGATGAATTGGTTAAGGAAATTGAAAAAGTTACATCCGGTCTTAAGAGAAATGAAGCTGAAACAATATTATTGAATGCGGGAGTTCCAGCATCAGAAGTGCTTTCCTTCATTGAAGCATATACATCAGACCACGCAAATAAGACTGAATGCACTGAAAGAGTTAATCAGGACAATATAGGTCTTTTGAGATTCTACAATAATCCATTGCATTTTAATGATGAAAAATGCCAAATAACAAAGGGAGCTCCTCTTTTAGGACAACACAGCAAAGAAATTTTGAAGGGTGTTGGATATATAGATGAAGAAATTGAAAAACTATATGAAGATGGAGTAGTTGGAAGTACTTTAATTTAAGAAAATAGGAGATAGGAAATGGAAGTCACTCGTATTGTATTAGGAGCTTATGCTACAAACTGCTATATTGTTCAGGGAGAAAAAGAGCATGAATGTATCTTAATAGATCCGGCAGATAATGCTGACTATTTGATTTCTTATCTGGAAGATAAAGAACTTGCGCCCATGGGTATCATTCTTACTCATGAACATTATGACCATATTCTGGCTGTACCGGGATTGCAGGAAAAATATCCGTATCTGAAAGTATACTGTCATCCAATGGCAGTTTCAAATGAATTATATGAGTACGATATGGGAGTGAGATATCCCACTGTAAAAGCGTTTAAGAATATACAGTTGTTGGAGGACAACCAGGTTTTGAAACTGACAGGAATAAAATTTACTGTCATGTATACGCCGGGCCATTCTCCAGGATCTATAGTTTTACAGGGTGAAGATGTTTTATTTACTGGAGATACATTGTTTAAGGGAAGTATAGGAAGAACTGATTTCAAAGGCGGCAATATGCTTGAAATGATATCTTCATTAAAAAAGATAATGAATTTGCCAATAAAAGATTCTACAATTTTTCCTGGGCATAATGCAATTTCAAATTTGGAATGGGAGAAAAAATATAACTCATATTTAGACGGTTGAAGATAGAGTTCGAAAACAGGACTGAATATATAGGAGGAAAATATGGAAAATAAAAAAAATATTTTAACAAAATTAGAAGATGGTGTTTTAGTAATCACTATAAATAGAAATGAAAGAAGAAATGCAATTGATCCTGAAACATCTGTTGAAATGGAAGAAATTCTTAACAGATCAGAAGAGGATATGAGCGTTAGAGCTATAATTATTACAGGTGCTGGAGACAGAAGTTTCTGTTCTGGTGAAGACTTGGCTGCATATGATGACAATGGAACATGCCAAACAATTATGGCGCATGGTTTTGCCGGAATTACTGAACGTATATCAGCTAAACCTATAATCGCAGCATGTAACGGAACAGCTGTAGCAGGAGGTTTGGAAATAGCATTGGCATGCGATATTATCGTTGCTTCCCAAGAAGCAAGATTCGGTTTATCTGAAGTTAAAGTAGGATTCTTGGCAACAAGCGGCGGTTTAATAAGATTACCAAATGTTATACCAAGAAAAATAGCAACTGAGATGGTTTTAACTGGAAAACTAATAAGTGCTCAAAGAGCATATGAAATAGGTTTAGTAAACCATGTAGTACCAAAGGATGAAGTTTTGGACAAAGCTATGGAATTAGCTAAAGTAATAGCTAAGAATGCTCCATTATCATTAAAATTAAGTAAACAGATTTTCCACGTAGCAACTCAAAGTTCTTTCGAAGATGCTCAGCGTTTCTGTAATGTATGCTGGGATTACATTGAAAAAACTGAAGATGCAGTAGAAGGACCAAAAGCTTTTCTTGAAAAACGTCAGCCAAATTGGAAAGGATGCTAATTAGTTAGGAAAGTTAACTAAAATATAGAGAATAATAAAATTAGGAGGAATTATAACTATGGATTTTAAATTTAGTGAAGAACAAGAATTGATGGTACAAGCCATCGAAGACGCAATGACTCGTGAAAACTTGGAACCATATTTCCAAGACTGTGACAAGAATCATGAACACCCAGAAAAATGGTGGGATATTCTTAGAGATTTAGGATGCTTCAGCATGTTTTTACCAGAAAATGCTTATAGTGAAGAAGGAGAAGCAGGCGGCGGAGAAGGAGCTGTAACAATGTTCTTAGTAATGGAAGCTCTTGGAAGGTGTGGAGCTCCAATATACCTATTTTGGGATCACGTAAAAGCTGATGCTTTACTTGAAAACGGAACAAAAGAACAAATAGACAAATTCATGCCAATGTTCTTCAAAGGCGAATCAGCATATGCACAGGGATTCTCTGAACCAAACGCAGGTACAGATTTATCAAGCAATGCTATAGCAACAACTTATACTCGTAAAAACGGCAAAGTTTATATCAATGGACATAAACACTTTATTTCAGGAGCTCAAGGAAATGACTACTGTTTAACATTAGCTAAAAACACCGATAATCCAGAACAATTAACATTATGGTTTGTACCTACAAATGTTCCCAATGTTAAAAAAGAACCTATGGAAAAAATGGGTCTTAACATGGAAAATGTAAACGATATCTGGTTTGAAAATGTTGAAATCGAAGAAAGCGACATGTTTAGTTTTGAAGGAAACGGTTTAATGGCTACTTCAAAAGGATTTGACTATGAAAGACTTATCGATGCTTTTAATGCTTACGGACAAGCTTTATGTGCATACGAAGATGCATGCCGTTATGCTAACCAACGTTTAGTTAAAGGAAAAGAAATAGGAAGATTGCAATTAATCCAAAATCATATTATGGAAATGACTATGCGTATAGAAACAATGCGTAACTTATTATTACACTATGCATGGAACAAAGACAATGACTGCTTAACTCGTGAAGAAGCTTCTATAGCTAAACAATACTGCTCAGAATCAGCAAACGAAGTAGCTGATCATGCAATGCAAGTATTAGCCGGAATCGGATTCTGCGGAAGCAGAGTAAGTAGAATATATAGAGATTTGAGAATAACTCGTATTTCTGGCGGTACTGGAGAAATCCAAACAGTTATCGCAAGCCGTCAAATCTTAAAAAAATATAGATAGGAATTAATATTGTGAAGAAGAATATTTTATATTCTTCTCACAATAATATTTATAAAAAGAAAGGGAGATAATAAATGGATTTTAAATTAAATGAAGATCAAGAATTAATGAAGAAAATGTTTAAAGAATTTACTGATCAGTTTATAGCTCCAATAGCTGCTGAATTAGATGAAGAAGAACGTTTTCCAGAAGAAATCATACCTTTAATGGGAGAAACTGGAATATTTGGTATAACTGTTTCGGATCAATATGGCGGAGCAGGAGCTGGAAACTTATCATACGTATTAGCTATTGAAGAAATATCTAAAGCATGTGCAAGTACAGGCGTTACTGTTTCAGCTCACACATCATTATGCTGCTGGCCAATAGAAACATTTGGAACTGAAGAACAAAAATTAAAATATTTGCCAGACTTGGCCACAGGAGCTAAATTAGGAGCATTTGGATTAACTGAACCTAATGCCGGTACTGATGCATCTAGACAATTGACTACAGCAGTAGACAAGGGAGACTATTATTTATTAAACGGAAATAAAATATTTATAACTAATGGTGAAGTTGCTGATGTTTATGTAGTATTTGCAATGACTGACAAATCTTTAGGAAACAGAGGAATATCAGCATTCATAGTTGAAAAAGGAATGGAAGGATTTTCATTCGGAAGCCATGAAAAGAAAATGGGTATCCACGGAAGCTCAACTTGCGAATTAATTTTCAAAGATGTAAAAGTTCCAAAGAAAAGTTTATTAGGTGAAATCAATAAAGGATTCAAAATTGCAATGATGACTTTAGATGGCGGAAGAATCGGTGTTGCAGCTCAAGCTTTAGGTATTGCTGAAGGAGCATTAGACGAAACAGTTAAATATGTAAAGACAAGAGAACAATTCAATCGTCCATTATCAGCTTTCCAAAACACAAGATTTGCTTTAGCTGAAATGAAAACACGCATTGAAGCAGCACGTTATTTAGTATACTCAGCAGCTCAGGCAAAAGATAATGGAGAACCATATTCTGAAAAAGCGGCTATGGCTAAATTATTTGCAGCAGAAACAGCAAGAGACGTAACTTGCAAAGCAGTTCAATTATTCGGTGGATATGGATACACAAGAGACTATCCAGTTGAAAGAATGATGCGTGATGCAAAGATTACAGAAATTTATGAAGGTACTTCGGAAGTACAAAAAATGGTTATATCAGGTGATCTATTAAAATAAATTAAAAGATAACATTGATAAAAAATTCCTTTTCTTTATTTTAATATTATTTAATACTACGGTATTACAAAAATGAGAAAGGGAGTTTCTTTTTAGTAAATTGTTACTAATGAGAAAGGAGATAATAATGGGCAAAATAATTTTTATGATAATTGTTGGAGATAGTCTCATATTATCGAGAATATTTTAGCAATAGATACAATAGATATAAAAATACAAATGTTTATGGCCGTAAAACCTGGAGAAGCACAAAGGTTAATAAATATGTTAACCATTATTCATCCTAATGATTTTGTTATACTTTTACCTACAACAGAGCTTATAGGAGGCAGTTTTAAAGTAATGCCAGAACCATAAAAAATGTTTAAAAATTTTGAGATAAAATCTCTATAGAAAAGAAAGGAAAAAAAGAAAATGTTTAAAAATAAGGGAAATAAAGATAAACTTGTAACATTAATTTTGATGATGGTATCTTTAAACACTATTTATCTATTGCCATATTTAATGTATACATACTATACGCCATTACAAGAAGCTATGGGCTTAGTTGGTAAAGATGCTGCTTATGGAAAATTATTAAATGTTTACGGAATGGTAAATATTATATTATACCTTCCAGGTGGATGGATTTCAGATATGTTTGACGCTAAGAAATTATTGGTTATCTCAATGATTTCAACAGGTGTTTTAGGTTTAGTTGAAGCTACTTGGCCAAGCTACAGCATATTAATGTTAATTTATATTTTATGGTCATTTACAACTGTATTGACTTACTGGTCATCATCAATAAAATGTATAAACTTAATTGCAGATGCTGATGAACAAGGTGCAATGTTTGGAAGTCTTGAAGCGGGAAGAGGAGTTGTAGGCTTAATCCTTACAACAATATTCGTAGGTATCTACTCAATGACTGCATCAATCACAGGTGTTGTAATCGTAATATCTATAGTAATGATCGTATGCGGTATTGCACAATTGTTCTTAATGCCAAGCACATCTTCAGATGAAGCTGTAAACAAAGATATTAAATCAAGTATAAGAGCTATGAAGGGCGCATTCAAGCTCCCAATAACTTATTTATTGTCAGCAATGATTTTTGGAGCTTGTATAGCAAAGGCAACTTTCTCATATTACACACCATTTTTGGAACAGGTTTTAGGAGTAAGTGTGAAAGTAACTACTATATTCGCAAACTACAACAATGTATTGACTAATATAGTTGGGGCATCTGCAGCAGCTTTCTTTGCAGCAAAAGTAGAAAGATCAACAAAACCAATGATCTATGCAGGTATTGTTATGATAGCAAGTTATATTGGAATTATTTTATTGCCGGAAACATCTGCATTATTATTGCCATTCTTATTATTATTTATAATTGCTTCTTTAGGCGCTTATGTATACAGAGCACTTTATTATGCTGTTATTGAAGAAGTTGGAACACCAAAGAACATGGTAGGGAGTGTTATAGGGATTTCTTCATTAGTAGGATTTATTCCTGATACATTTTATTTGTCAATGTGCGGTGGATGGATTGAAAAATACGGTACTGGAGCTTACAGACTAATCTTTGCAACTTGTTTGGGAGCAGCCGTAGTAGGATTCATAGGTGCATTTATAAGTGAAAGAATGGTTAAAAAACACAGAAAAAGTATTGCAGTGGGAAAATAGTAAAGCAGTATTTGCTATTTAATAAATGGAGGAATATATGGAAGATATGGAATTTATTATACAAAATTATAAAGTTGACTACGAAATCAATAAAGTCGATATTTATAGCAAATTAAGTAAAGGTATGAAAAAAGTTATTGACTGGCAGACAAAAGAATCTGATGGCGCTTTTGACACAAACTGCAGCTGGGATGAATTGCGCAGAAAATATATCAAAGAAAGAAAATTCTGGAATGAAGGTGGTCCTAAAGCTTATAAAATAACTGAAAGCAAAGTGGAAGGTCCAGTGGGAGATATTCCTATCCGCCTTTACTATCCGGACAATAAGGAAAAACACTATGTATGTGTATTCATGCACGGCGGTGGATTTACTGTAGGAAATAATGACACTCATGATAGAATGATGAGATGTCTAATGGAATCAGGAGACTGTGCAGTAGTTGGAATTGACTATACTCTATCACCTGAACAAAAATTCCCAATTCAGCTTTATGAATGTGCGGCAGTAGTTAAATATCTGCATAAACATGGGGATGAATTCGGATTATATACAGATCACATGGCTTTAGCAGGAGACTCAGGCGGAGGAAATCTTGCAATAGCAACAAACTTATATCTTAGAGATGTATTCTCTAATGAGTATATATCAGCTCTATTATTATTTTATCCTACAACAGGTCTGTATGACGGCATATCAAACAGATTGTATGGAACTGAATTAGATGGTATGAGAAGATGCGATTTGGAATATTATGACAGGTGCTATATACCTAAAGATGCAGATTTGGAAAATCCATATTACAGAGTTATAAATAATAACTTGACATATGGTGTGCCGGCAACATATATATGCTGCGGTGATTTGGATCCTTTATTGGATGGATGCAAGCTGCTTAATATTATATTGAGCAGTCATGGAGTGAAGACAGAAATGGAAATTGTTCCTGGAGTATTGCATGCATTCATGCATTATGGAAAAATGATGGATGAAGCCATTGACTGTTTGAATAATAGCGGCGCTTTTTATAAAGCATCAAGAGAATAAAAATGAGAGAGAGTTTCAATTGTCTCTCAGACTAATGATAAAGGTA is part of the Clostridium botulinum genome and harbors:
- a CDS encoding acyl-CoA dehydrogenase family protein translates to MDFKFSEEQELMVQAIEDAMTRENLEPYFQDCDKNHEHPEKWWDILRDLGCFSMFLPENAYSEEGEAGGGEGAVTMFLVMEALGRCGAPIYLFWDHVKADALLENGTKEQIDKFMPMFFKGESAYAQGFSEPNAGTDLSSNAIATTYTRKNGKVYINGHKHFISGAQGNDYCLTLAKNTDNPEQLTLWFVPTNVPNVKKEPMEKMGLNMENVNDIWFENVEIEESDMFSFEGNGLMATSKGFDYERLIDAFNAYGQALCAYEDACRYANQRLVKGKEIGRLQLIQNHIMEMTMRIETMRNLLLHYAWNKDNDCLTREEASIAKQYCSESANEVADHAMQVLAGIGFCGSRVSRIYRDLRITRISGGTGEIQTVIASRQILKKYR
- a CDS encoding enoyl-CoA hydratase/isomerase family protein, encoding MENKKNILTKLEDGVLVITINRNERRNAIDPETSVEMEEILNRSEEDMSVRAIIITGAGDRSFCSGEDLAAYDDNGTCQTIMAHGFAGITERISAKPIIAACNGTAVAGGLEIALACDIIVASQEARFGLSEVKVGFLATSGGLIRLPNVIPRKIATEMVLTGKLISAQRAYEIGLVNHVVPKDEVLDKAMELAKVIAKNAPLSLKLSKQIFHVATQSSFEDAQRFCNVCWDYIEKTEDAVEGPKAFLEKRQPNWKGC
- the aes gene encoding acetyl esterase, which produces MEDMEFIIQNYKVDYEINKVDIYSKLSKGMKKVIDWQTKESDGAFDTNCSWDELRRKYIKERKFWNEGGPKAYKITESKVEGPVGDIPIRLYYPDNKEKHYVCVFMHGGGFTVGNNDTHDRMMRCLMESGDCAVVGIDYTLSPEQKFPIQLYECAAVVKYLHKHGDEFGLYTDHMALAGDSGGGNLAIATNLYLRDVFSNEYISALLLFYPTTGLYDGISNRLYGTELDGMRRCDLEYYDRCYIPKDADLENPYYRVINNNLTYGVPATYICCGDLDPLLDGCKLLNIILSSHGVKTEMEIVPGVLHAFMHYGKMMDEAIDCLNNSGAFYKASRE
- a CDS encoding acyl-CoA dehydrogenase; translation: MDFKLNEDQELMKKMFKEFTDQFIAPIAAELDEEERFPEEIIPLMGETGIFGITVSDQYGGAGAGNLSYVLAIEEISKACASTGVTVSAHTSLCCWPIETFGTEEQKLKYLPDLATGAKLGAFGLTEPNAGTDASRQLTTAVDKGDYYLLNGNKIFITNGEVADVYVVFAMTDKSLGNRGISAFIVEKGMEGFSFGSHEKKMGIHGSSTCELIFKDVKVPKKSLLGEINKGFKIAMMTLDGGRIGVAAQALGIAEGALDETVKYVKTREQFNRPLSAFQNTRFALAEMKTRIEAARYLVYSAAQAKDNGEPYSEKAAMAKLFAAETARDVTCKAVQLFGGYGYTRDYPVERMMRDAKITEIYEGTSEVQKMVISGDLLK
- a CDS encoding MFS transporter, producing MFKNKGNKDKLVTLILMMVSLNTIYLLPYLMYTYYTPLQEAMGLVGKDAAYGKLLNVYGMVNIILYLPGGWISDMFDAKKLLVISMISTGVLGLVEATWPSYSILMLIYILWSFTTVLTYWSSSIKCINLIADADEQGAMFGSLEAGRGVVGLILTTIFVGIYSMTASITGVVIVISIVMIVCGIAQLFLMPSTSSDEAVNKDIKSSIRAMKGAFKLPITYLLSAMIFGACIAKATFSYYTPFLEQVLGVSVKVTTIFANYNNVLTNIVGASAAAFFAAKVERSTKPMIYAGIVMIASYIGIILLPETSALLLPFLLLFIIASLGAYVYRALYYAVIEEVGTPKNMVGSVIGISSLVGFIPDTFYLSMCGGWIEKYGTGAYRLIFATCLGAAVVGFIGAFISERMVKKHRKSIAVGK